In a genomic window of Caloenas nicobarica isolate bCalNic1 chromosome 1, bCalNic1.hap1, whole genome shotgun sequence:
- the LOC135984498 gene encoding killer cell lectin-like receptor subfamily F member 1, translating to MAGDITYADVAMLPRERRDVPSWTPIPGNAITYAELRVKPKPKGSSRSETSASGCQHGCSAWFYVALVLGVLVLVLLGVTAVLTKQFLNGSARKSESLSQYGLNSTDNHISSEKTVLAVLLKWLMKELCEDGQATCELCPPGWQLHRGRCYYFSEEAVSWDDSQRNCLARKSQLLVIEDEIEMEFIDNKEKDTKYIWIGSKIQDIKKQRSSVEDPRVKENRIAINTIETDKSCAVYRRKNMIQADNCQTLKKWICKKNATLLVV from the exons ATGGCAGGTGATATCACGTATGCGGACGTGGCAATGCTACCCAGGGAAAGACGGGACGTTCCTTCTTGGACACCAATTCCAG GAAACGCAATCACATACGCTGAGCTGCGCGTGAAGCCGAAACCCAAAGGGAGCAGCAGATCAGAGACTTCCGCTTCTG GATGCCAACATGGGTGCTCAGCCTGGTTCTACGTGGCGCTGGTCCTGGGAGTCCTTGTGCTCGTTCTGTTGGGTGTCACAGCTGTGCTTACCAAGCAAT ttTTGAACGGCAGCGCAAGAAAATCAGAAAGTTTGTCCCAGTATGGTCTAAATAGCACTGACAATCACATTTCTTCAGAGAAGACTGTCTTGGCAGTGCTCCTGAAATGGCTCATGAAGGAACTGTGTGAAGATGGACAGG CAACATGTGAGTTATGTCCTCCAGGGTGGCAACTACACAGGGGGAGATGTTACTACTTCTCCGAAGAGGCTGTAAGCTGGGATGACAGCCAGAGAAACTGTCTGGCCAGGAAATCACAGCTTCTTGTCATTGAAGATGAAATTGAGATG GAATTCATAGATAATAAGGAGAAAGATACCAAATATATCTGGATTGGGTCGAAGATTCAAGACATAAAGAAACAGAGGAGTTCAGTTGAAGATCCcagagtaaaagaaaacag GATAGCTATAAATACAATAGAGACTGACAAGAGCTGTGctgtttacagaagaaaaaacatgatCCAAGCGGATAACTGCCAGACTTTAAAGAAATGGATCTGTAAAAAGAACGCAACTTTGTTGGTGGTCTGA